A genomic region of Vibrio ziniensis contains the following coding sequences:
- a CDS encoding DUF1294 domain-containing protein — protein MALKGTISEWYLDRGYGYIIPDSGALRIKFLVSDVKNSVNLGEIKQSVRFVITQDENGNRRATHVEGTRAFPWSTLIVVWFAATLGGCVYFWKYPLFIVYYYLVATAIVFVVYLFDKRNEKRTNPVTSKSALLFLSLLGGWPGAVIGQYSFNLHPKSFIFQLLFFIVMALHVIFLVWTLTPEGGVYLRQWLTAISLH, from the coding sequence ATGGCGTTAAAAGGGACAATTTCGGAATGGTATCTAGATCGAGGCTATGGCTATATCATTCCCGATTCAGGGGCATTAAGAATCAAATTTTTGGTCTCTGACGTTAAAAATTCAGTAAATTTGGGTGAAATAAAACAGTCTGTTCGCTTCGTTATTACACAAGATGAGAATGGCAACCGAAGAGCAACTCATGTAGAAGGAACACGAGCATTTCCTTGGTCCACGCTCATCGTGGTTTGGTTTGCTGCAACTTTAGGTGGCTGTGTCTACTTTTGGAAGTACCCTTTGTTTATTGTTTACTACTATCTAGTTGCGACTGCGATTGTGTTTGTTGTTTATCTGTTTGATAAGCGTAATGAGAAACGTACCAATCCGGTGACAAGCAAATCCGCACTGTTATTTCTCTCTCTTTTAGGCGGATGGCCGGGTGCAGTTATCGGGCAGTACTCGTTTAATCTACATCCCAAATCTTTTATTTTTCAGCTATTGTTTTTCATTGTGATGGCTTTGCATGTCATTTTTCTGGTGTGGACCCTTACTCCAGAAGGCGGTGTTTATCTTCGCCAATGGTTGACGGCAATTTCCCTGCACTAG